One Candidatus Sulfurimonas baltica DNA segment encodes these proteins:
- a CDS encoding GGDEF domain-containing protein codes for MLTHEEKLQIISNQTKNVISEIKIVTPTIYSNIFSKYASPYKIKLNNEEVMTDELLNERITLYTNLQKQATKNAHILSANAEKSISAILDKDEKTLEKILKDTKKLRKELKKLKVSIYVDQLTNIYSKKWLYDKFLKEDNKNFKEAGTLAIVDVNYFKTINDTYGHIIGDKVLKFIANKLKKLNEPVLRYERDVFIVIFSASTSKLSAVKQLNAIRENIIKKQIKADDASFKVSFSFGVIDFKEDDAIDKVIEKADKNMKQDKTEIKKRVPSI; via the coding sequence ATGTTGACACATGAAGAAAAACTTCAAATAATCTCCAATCAAACTAAAAATGTCATTAGTGAGATTAAAATTGTAACTCCGACTATCTATTCAAATATTTTTTCAAAATATGCCTCCCCATATAAAATAAAACTAAACAATGAAGAAGTAATGACGGATGAGTTACTTAATGAAAGAATAACTTTATATACAAACCTTCAAAAACAAGCAACTAAAAATGCCCATATTCTGAGCGCTAATGCAGAAAAATCAATATCAGCCATACTTGATAAAGATGAAAAGACTCTAGAAAAAATTTTAAAAGATACAAAAAAATTAAGAAAAGAATTAAAAAAACTCAAAGTATCTATTTACGTAGACCAGCTCACTAATATATATAGCAAAAAATGGCTGTATGATAAATTTTTAAAAGAAGATAACAAAAATTTTAAAGAAGCCGGCACACTGGCTATAGTTGATGTAAACTATTTTAAAACTATCAATGACACTTACGGACATATCATAGGAGATAAAGTCTTAAAATTTATTGCCAATAAATTAAAAAAACTAAATGAACCGGTACTCAGGTATGAAAGAGATGTTTTTATTGTTATTTTTTCTGCCTCAACTTCAAAACTCAGTGCAGTGAAACAACTTAATGCAATTAGGGAAAATATTATAAAAAAACAAATAAAAGCCGACGATGCCTCTTTTAAGGTGAGTTTTTCCTTTGGAGTTATTGATTTTAAAGAAGATGATGCCATCGATAAAGTAATAGAAAAAGCGGATAAAAATATGAAACAAGACAAAACAGAGATTAAAAAAAGAGTCCCCTCCATCTAA
- a CDS encoding host attachment protein gives MSQKLIIVADLQRFKLFTSKKDPMGRESVELLESGDSFDAHQKLSEKVSDQHGNFKGVGASGAGEDHNLKTEWERRRVKEIGEQISNVLHKHNHDSWYFAAPKAINHQILDVLDANEKKNMKINLPSDLTKIPNSRLLEHFVK, from the coding sequence ATGTCACAAAAACTTATTATCGTCGCTGATTTGCAGCGTTTTAAACTGTTTACAAGCAAAAAGGATCCGATGGGTAGGGAGTCAGTTGAACTTCTTGAAAGCGGTGATAGTTTTGATGCCCATCAAAAGCTGAGTGAAAAAGTTTCTGATCAGCATGGGAATTTCAAGGGGGTTGGTGCTAGCGGTGCCGGTGAAGACCATAACTTAAAAACCGAATGGGAGCGCCGCAGGGTTAAGGAGATAGGGGAGCAGATTTCTAACGTATTGCACAAACACAACCATGATTCATGGTATTTTGCGGCACCAAAGGCTATAAATCACCAGATTTTGGATGTGCTTGATGCAAACGAGAAAAAAAATATGAAAATAAATCTTCCTTCTGATTTGACAAAAATTCCAAACAGCAGGTTACTGGAACACTTTGTAAAATAA
- a CDS encoding valine--tRNA ligase — protein MSANNYEPQEVENKFYQICEDRKYFEIDGNKAIQKEGKNFSIMMPPPNVTGRLHIGHALTFTLQDIITRYKRMDGYKTLWQPGTDHAGIATQNVVEKQLLAEGITKEELGREKFLERVWAWKEESAGIMTEQLRHMGVSPAWERERFTMDAGLQKSVKEAFVHLYNEGLIIRGNYMVNWCTHDGALSDIEVEHEDHDGKFYHIKYPFADGSGFVEVATTRPETYFGDTAVMVHPDDERYKDLIGKKIKLPLIDREVAIIADSHVDMDFGTGVVKVTPAHDQNDYEVGKRHDLEFITVFDEKGILNDYAEEFKGLERLEARDIIVKRLEEEGFIVKVEEHKHQVGHCYRCKNIVEPYISKQWFVRKEVAAKSIEKTNAGEAQFFPPHWINSYNSWMGDLRDWCISRQLWWGHQIPVFYCGDCDHEFASQEERPDACPKCASKNFTQDPDVLDTWFSSALWPFSTLGWGNGDAEMDKLFQSNDMKDFYPNTLLITGFDILFFWVARMMMMGEHFNGKLPFNHIYLHALVRDEKGEKMSKSKGNVIDPLDMVNKYSADILRFTLAISAAQGRDIRMSTEKLEQNRNFTNKLYNATKYLQMNVDTFPDMAGFCVETDLGRYMMSRLNYATKEVRANLDEYKFNDAALVMYRFLWNEFCDWGIELSKADKGSIVDLGAIFKEAMKLLHPFMPFITEYLYHELSGTTLEESDSIMIKKYPFKIKQRKEEKKFEIIMDAIVSIRRAKVLVDLANQKVEKAFVKIDGISDADKEMMLPFIARLAKVEVVEFTDKKIDNAVSDIADTCETFIPTDSIDLSSIISKLEKQDEKLQKEIDKLNGMLNNERFVANAPEDVLVKNRSALEDARTKQEKVLEQLSSLKG, from the coding sequence ATGTCAGCAAATAACTACGAACCACAAGAAGTAGAAAACAAATTTTACCAAATTTGCGAAGATAGAAAATACTTCGAGATTGACGGTAATAAAGCTATTCAAAAAGAGGGAAAAAACTTCTCTATAATGATGCCGCCTCCAAATGTTACAGGCAGATTACACATCGGTCATGCGCTAACATTTACACTTCAAGACATAATAACTAGATACAAAAGAATGGATGGTTACAAAACTCTTTGGCAGCCAGGAACAGACCACGCCGGAATCGCTACTCAGAATGTTGTAGAGAAACAACTTCTTGCAGAGGGGATAACCAAAGAAGAGCTGGGACGCGAGAAATTTTTAGAGAGAGTTTGGGCATGGAAAGAGGAATCTGCCGGAATCATGACGGAGCAACTTAGACATATGGGTGTCTCTCCCGCTTGGGAGCGTGAGCGTTTTACCATGGACGCAGGGCTTCAAAAATCAGTAAAAGAGGCTTTTGTTCATCTTTATAATGAAGGTCTTATTATTCGTGGAAACTATATGGTTAACTGGTGTACACACGATGGCGCGCTTAGCGATATCGAAGTTGAGCACGAAGACCATGATGGTAAGTTTTACCACATTAAATACCCTTTTGCCGATGGAAGCGGTTTTGTAGAAGTTGCAACTACAAGACCAGAAACATATTTTGGCGATACGGCTGTTATGGTTCACCCTGATGATGAGAGATATAAAGACTTAATCGGCAAAAAAATAAAACTGCCACTTATAGATAGGGAAGTAGCAATCATTGCTGACTCACATGTAGATATGGATTTTGGAACCGGTGTCGTTAAAGTTACTCCCGCACATGACCAAAATGACTATGAAGTTGGTAAACGCCATGACTTAGAGTTTATTACAGTATTTGATGAAAAAGGGATACTAAACGACTACGCAGAAGAGTTCAAAGGTTTAGAGAGACTAGAGGCTCGTGACATAATTGTAAAAAGACTTGAAGAAGAAGGCTTCATTGTTAAAGTAGAAGAGCATAAGCATCAGGTAGGACACTGCTACAGATGTAAAAATATTGTAGAGCCTTATATTTCCAAGCAATGGTTTGTAAGAAAAGAGGTGGCTGCAAAGTCTATAGAAAAAACAAATGCCGGTGAGGCTCAGTTTTTCCCTCCTCACTGGATTAACTCCTACAACTCTTGGATGGGTGACCTAAGAGACTGGTGTATCTCACGTCAACTTTGGTGGGGACATCAGATTCCAGTATTTTACTGCGGAGATTGTGACCATGAATTTGCTTCTCAAGAGGAGAGACCGGACGCTTGTCCAAAATGTGCTTCTAAAAACTTTACTCAAGACCCGGATGTTTTAGATACTTGGTTCAGCTCTGCTTTATGGCCTTTTTCAACTTTAGGCTGGGGAAATGGTGATGCTGAAATGGATAAACTATTTCAATCAAATGATATGAAAGACTTCTATCCAAACACTCTACTTATCACAGGTTTTGACATCCTTTTCTTCTGGGTAGCTAGAATGATGATGATGGGTGAACACTTTAACGGCAAACTTCCATTTAACCACATCTATCTTCACGCACTTGTTCGTGATGAAAAAGGTGAAAAGATGAGTAAGTCTAAAGGGAATGTAATCGACCCTTTAGATATGGTTAATAAATACAGTGCCGACATACTTAGATTTACACTTGCTATCTCTGCCGCTCAAGGTCGTGACATACGTATGAGCACAGAGAAACTAGAGCAAAACCGTAACTTTACAAACAAACTTTACAATGCAACGAAATACTTGCAAATGAATGTAGATACTTTCCCTGACATGGCAGGTTTTTGTGTTGAGACTGACTTGGGCAGATACATGATGAGCCGTCTAAACTATGCAACTAAAGAGGTTCGTGCCAATCTTGATGAGTACAAGTTTAATGATGCAGCCTTAGTTATGTACCGTTTTCTTTGGAATGAGTTTTGTGACTGGGGTATTGAACTAAGTAAGGCTGATAAAGGCTCTATTGTTGATCTTGGTGCTATATTTAAAGAGGCTATGAAGCTTCTTCACCCTTTTATGCCATTTATTACAGAGTATCTTTACCATGAGCTTTCAGGAACAACTCTTGAAGAGTCAGATTCTATCATGATTAAAAAATACCCTTTTAAAATCAAACAACGCAAAGAAGAGAAAAAATTTGAAATCATCATGGATGCGATTGTATCAATAAGACGTGCAAAAGTTTTAGTTGATTTAGCTAACCAAAAAGTGGAAAAAGCATTTGTTAAAATAGACGGCATCTCCGATGCTGACAAGGAAATGATGCTCCCTTTTATTGCAAGACTGGCAAAAGTTGAAGTGGTAGAGTTTACTGATAAAAAAATTGATAATGCTGTAAGTGATATTGCAGATACATGTGAGACATTTATACCTACTGATTCTATTGATTTATCATCAATCATATCTAAACTTGAAAAACAGGATGAGAAACTTCAAAAAGAGATAGACAAGCTAAATGGTATGCTTAATAATGAGCGCTTCGTAGCAAATGCGCCAGAAGATGTTTTAGTTAAAAATAGAAGTGCATTAGAAGATGCAAGAACGAAGCAAGAAAAAGTTTTAGAGCAACTAAGCTCGCTCAAGGGTTAG
- a CDS encoding SulP family inorganic anion transporter, with protein MKANELFDLKKYSSANIKNDVLSGLVVAVALVPEAIAFSFIANVSPIVGLYTAFILGLITALIGGKPGMISGATGAVAIVLVGLSIEANVLLSNQGLAGEALAMGVLHYILLATVIAGLIQISIGALKLGKFIRLVPTPAIHGFVNGLAIVIGTAQFKFFDGQGAMMYILVAVTMAIMYLLPKLTKAIPAGLVAIIVITLGVYFTKTETLLLSGLDDMSKYAGQLPTFGIPQYLFSLDAIFIVLPYAVIVAMVGIIESLLTLSVLDELSNTRGSANKECIAQGTGNITCGFFGGMAGCAMIGQSIINYTSGGIGRLSSFVAAVGLIILVVSMSGVLNAIPVAVLVGIMFMVSIGTFEWSSFSRLSHMPRTDAFVMVAVTIITVVEDLAIAVIAGVIISALAFAWRHAKIWSKTHVEADGTRVYELDGPLFFGSATTFADNFDIPNDPPRVVIDFKNARVMDSSGVEAIDAITKKYEDAGKNLLLRHLSADCKAILKKAGPHCSYEEDDPTYKVAYNY; from the coding sequence TTGAAAGCCAACGAATTATTTGATTTAAAAAAATACTCATCAGCCAATATAAAAAATGATGTTTTATCTGGTTTGGTTGTAGCAGTTGCTCTTGTCCCTGAAGCGATTGCGTTTAGTTTTATTGCTAATGTCAGTCCTATTGTCGGTCTGTATACTGCTTTTATATTGGGTTTAATCACTGCACTTATCGGTGGTAAACCAGGTATGATTTCAGGTGCTACCGGCGCTGTTGCCATTGTTTTAGTCGGTCTCAGTATAGAAGCAAATGTTCTTTTATCCAACCAAGGTCTAGCTGGTGAAGCTCTTGCTATGGGAGTCCTTCACTATATTTTACTAGCAACGGTTATTGCCGGGCTAATTCAAATAAGCATAGGAGCATTAAAGCTTGGTAAATTTATACGTCTTGTTCCAACACCTGCTATTCACGGTTTTGTAAACGGTCTTGCCATAGTTATTGGAACTGCTCAATTTAAGTTCTTTGATGGTCAAGGGGCAATGATGTATATTTTAGTAGCTGTTACTATGGCTATTATGTACCTCCTTCCAAAGCTTACAAAAGCAATACCGGCCGGACTTGTTGCAATTATTGTAATTACATTGGGTGTTTATTTTACAAAAACTGAGACACTTCTTTTAAGTGGTTTGGATGATATGAGTAAATATGCCGGTCAACTTCCTACTTTTGGAATTCCCCAATATCTTTTTAGTTTAGATGCTATTTTTATAGTTCTTCCATATGCAGTTATAGTAGCAATGGTTGGTATTATAGAATCACTACTTACCCTTTCTGTTTTAGATGAGCTTAGCAACACCCGTGGTTCTGCAAACAAAGAGTGTATTGCTCAAGGAACTGGAAATATTACATGTGGTTTCTTTGGCGGTATGGCTGGTTGTGCCATGATTGGTCAATCTATCATCAACTACACATCAGGCGGCATTGGAAGGCTTTCATCTTTTGTGGCTGCTGTTGGTCTTATAATCCTGGTTGTTTCCATGAGTGGTGTTTTAAATGCTATTCCTGTTGCTGTTTTGGTTGGAATTATGTTTATGGTTAGTATTGGAACATTTGAGTGGTCAAGCTTCTCAAGACTTAGTCATATGCCAAGAACAGATGCTTTTGTTATGGTTGCTGTTACCATTATTACAGTTGTTGAAGATCTGGCTATCGCAGTTATTGCAGGTGTAATAATATCTGCTTTAGCTTTTGCTTGGAGACATGCGAAAATATGGTCAAAGACTCATGTAGAGGCAGATGGCACTAGAGTATATGAGCTTGATGGACCTCTGTTTTTTGGCAGTGCCACCACATTTGCGGACAATTTTGATATACCAAATGATCCGCCAAGGGTTGTAATTGATTTTAAAAATGCAAGAGTTATGGATTCATCAGGCGTTGAAGCGATAGATGCTATAACAAAAAAATATGAAGATGCAGGTAAGAATTTACTCCTTCGCCATCTAAGTGCCGACTGTAAAGCAATACTTAAAAAAGCTGGTCCTCACTGCTCATATGAAGAGGATGATCCAACATACAAGGTTGCGTATAACTACTAA
- a CDS encoding EAL domain-containing protein codes for MIKKEKIYIDQLTNIQNRFALMEYLEDITHGNAFLINIDNFSNINNAYGFDLGDKVLIEISKLINIAKPISCKLFRINSDEFVLLNEINMSNRELEETASALVSFFDQMDIEICEDIEIRVSISIGIASGSSSEVLNEARVAIKELREYKRGSYKIFNPNSTFIKKQQENIYWIHKIKDAFAEENIIAFYQPIINNKTKKIEKFECLARINDKGVLISPIRFLEASKLTGTLTLLTRTIIQKSFEMFADTDYDFSINITSTDFHFNYLQEYLLNYSKRHNINPSRVILEILEDITTLETPGILEQLNSLREEGFRIAIDDFGSLSSNFSRLLEFSPDYLKIDGSFIKNILTDNKSLIIVEAIVLLCQKSGIKTVAEFVHSKDVQAKVEELGIDYSQGYYFSKPQAELVTL; via the coding sequence ATGATTAAAAAAGAGAAAATATATATAGATCAACTAACAAATATTCAAAACAGATTTGCTCTTATGGAGTATCTTGAAGATATTACACATGGAAATGCCTTTCTGATAAATATAGACAACTTTAGCAATATTAATAACGCTTACGGCTTTGATTTAGGAGATAAAGTTTTGATAGAAATATCAAAATTAATTAATATAGCTAAGCCAATATCATGTAAACTTTTTCGGATAAATTCTGATGAGTTTGTATTGTTAAATGAAATAAATATGAGCAATCGTGAGTTAGAAGAAACAGCGAGTGCTTTAGTGTCATTTTTTGATCAAATGGATATTGAGATTTGTGAAGACATAGAAATTAGAGTCTCTATAAGTATAGGAATAGCTTCAGGAAGCTCTAGTGAAGTGCTTAATGAGGCAAGAGTTGCTATAAAAGAGTTACGTGAATATAAAAGGGGATCTTATAAGATTTTTAATCCAAACTCAACATTTATAAAAAAACAACAAGAGAATATATATTGGATACATAAAATTAAAGATGCATTTGCTGAAGAAAATATAATAGCATTTTATCAACCTATTATAAATAATAAAACAAAAAAAATAGAAAAATTCGAGTGTCTAGCGAGAATAAATGATAAAGGAGTACTTATCTCTCCTATTAGATTTTTGGAGGCATCAAAGCTCACTGGGACACTAACATTGTTAACAAGAACTATTATTCAAAAAAGTTTTGAAATGTTTGCCGATACTGATTATGATTTTTCCATAAATATAACAAGTACTGATTTTCATTTTAATTATTTACAAGAGTATCTTCTTAATTATTCAAAAAGACATAATATAAATCCATCAAGAGTAATTTTAGAGATACTTGAAGATATAACTACACTTGAAACTCCTGGCATACTTGAGCAATTAAACTCATTGCGCGAGGAAGGATTTAGGATTGCCATTGATGATTTTGGCAGTTTAAGTTCAAATTTTTCCAGACTGTTGGAGTTTTCACCTGATTACCTAAAAATTGACGGGTCATTTATTAAAAATATTTTAACCGATAATAAGAGTTTAATTATTGTTGAAGCTATAGTTTTGCTATGTCAAAAAAGCGGCATTAAAACAGTGGCTGAGTTTGTCCATAGTAAAGATGTTCAAGCTAAGGTTGAAGAGCTGGGGATAGATTACTCTCAAGGCTACTATTTTAGCAAGCCTCAAGCTGAATTGGTAACACTGTAA
- the flgH gene encoding flagellar basal body L-ring protein FlgH produces the protein MKKQLLIYLIPFYAILFLSGCTANLTEPEIDFKPPTYVEEMPSREDKKDFSSVGSVFGQGDNPLFSDHKAMHVNDIVTVVISESATSSNAGTKQLSENDTSSLGGGAFTSAGNNSAVNSAVAKLNGIANIGLSSASNNSYKGQGSATKDASFNTTVSARIVKVLMNGNYFISGKREILVDNQKQIIQIGGVIRPYDIDQNNRISSTQMSEAKILYKTEGDVGRATEQGWGTKIIQSVWPF, from the coding sequence ATGAAAAAACAACTTTTAATATATTTAATACCTTTTTATGCTATACTTTTTTTATCGGGGTGTACTGCGAATTTAACTGAACCTGAGATAGATTTTAAGCCTCCAACTTATGTTGAAGAGATGCCTTCTCGTGAGGATAAAAAAGATTTTTCTTCGGTTGGAAGTGTATTTGGACAAGGTGATAACCCTCTGTTTTCGGATCATAAAGCGATGCATGTAAATGACATTGTGACTGTTGTGATATCAGAGAGTGCTACTAGTTCAAACGCAGGCACTAAGCAGCTTAGTGAGAATGATACTTCATCTTTGGGTGGTGGAGCCTTTACATCAGCAGGTAATAATTCAGCGGTTAATTCTGCTGTAGCAAAGCTCAACGGTATTGCAAACATTGGTCTTTCTAGTGCATCCAATAACTCATATAAAGGGCAGGGAAGTGCTACGAAAGATGCATCTTTCAATACTACTGTGTCAGCTAGAATAGTAAAAGTACTAATGAATGGTAACTATTTCATATCCGGAAAGAGAGAGATTCTAGTTGATAATCAAAAACAGATTATACAAATAGGTGGAGTTATACGTCCATATGATATAGACCAAAACAATAGAATAAGCTCTACACAGATGAGTGAAGCGAAAATTCTTTATAAAACAGAGGGAGATGTAGGACGTGCAACAGAGCAAGGTTGGGGAACTAAAATCATTCAGTCGGTTTGGCCATTTTAG
- a CDS encoding GatB/YqeY domain-containing protein, whose protein sequence is MNLRETINQDIKNAMKAKETKKRDALRLLTSAFKQVEVDERKELTDEDVIKIIQTQVKRRNDSASQYKDAGRDDLLQIELDEIAFYTTYLPAQINDEELSIALKEIISKVGAVTIKDIGKVMGMASKELSGKADGKRINECAKSLLG, encoded by the coding sequence ATGAATTTAAGAGAGACGATTAATCAAGATATTAAAAATGCAATGAAAGCCAAAGAAACAAAAAAAAGAGATGCTCTTAGACTTCTTACTAGTGCTTTTAAACAGGTAGAAGTAGATGAGAGAAAAGAGCTAACAGATGAAGATGTAATTAAAATCATACAGACTCAGGTTAAAAGAAGAAATGATTCAGCATCTCAATATAAAGACGCTGGCCGTGATGACTTATTACAAATAGAACTTGATGAAATTGCTTTTTATACTACATATTTGCCGGCACAGATTAATGATGAAGAGCTCTCGATTGCACTTAAAGAAATAATTTCTAAAGTTGGGGCAGTAACAATCAAGGATATTGGAAAAGTTATGGGTATGGCTTCTAAAGAGCTATCAGGCAAAGCTGATGGAAAAAGAATTAACGAGTGCGCTAAGAGTTTATTAGGTTAG
- the trpC gene encoding indole-3-glycerol phosphate synthase TrpC, translated as MILDDIIKKTKEDLVKREKEFSLDWLGRSLAFNARAPRDVIPYLKATEQDPYRIIAEVKKASPSKGVIREDFDPLAIAQSYERGGASAISVLTEPHFFQGNLDYLGGIRRYVSIPLLRKDFIISKYQILEAMVHGADFILLIAAALSKKELKELLAYTRHLGMEALVEVHDKPDLVKAIYAGSDIIGINHRNLQTFEMNMNLSYELIPLIPNGKIIVAESGIYEHGQLEDLSKAGVDAFLVGESLMRQDDEEEALRKLKFG; from the coding sequence ATGATTCTAGATGATATTATCAAAAAAACTAAAGAGGATTTAGTAAAAAGAGAAAAGGAATTTTCTTTAGATTGGCTTGGTCGTTCACTCGCTTTTAATGCACGTGCCCCAAGAGATGTTATTCCATATCTAAAAGCAACAGAGCAAGATCCATATAGAATTATTGCAGAGGTCAAGAAAGCTTCACCCTCAAAAGGTGTTATCCGTGAAGATTTTGATCCTTTGGCAATAGCTCAATCTTACGAGAGAGGCGGAGCAAGCGCAATTTCTGTTTTAACAGAACCCCATTTTTTTCAAGGCAATTTGGACTATCTTGGTGGAATTAGAAGATATGTTTCTATTCCACTTCTTAGAAAAGATTTTATAATATCAAAGTATCAAATTTTGGAAGCTATGGTTCACGGGGCTGATTTTATTTTACTTATAGCGGCGGCCTTGTCAAAAAAAGAGTTAAAAGAACTTTTAGCATACACTAGACATCTTGGTATGGAAGCTTTGGTTGAAGTTCATGATAAGCCAGATTTAGTAAAAGCCATATATGCAGGGAGTGATATCATTGGTATTAATCATAGAAACCTTCAAACATTTGAGATGAATATGAATTTATCATATGAATTAATACCTTTAATTCCAAACGGCAAAATAATTGTTGCAGAGAGTGGGATATATGAGCATGGACAGCTTGAAGATTTAAGTAAGGCTGGCGTAGATGCATTTTTGGTTGGTGAATCTTTAATGCGTCAGGATGACGAAGAAGAGGCTTTACGCAAGTTAAAATTCGGATAA
- a CDS encoding YkgJ family cysteine cluster protein — MSNIVKKDGYSYSFDVDACSTCKGRCCTGESGYIYVTMTEIENISKLLNLEVKDFAQEYLFKKLYKYSIKENKFGESYECVFYDRESNGCKIYEARPLQCKTFPFWDYFKQRVDELKLECPGVIDV, encoded by the coding sequence ATGTCAAATATAGTAAAAAAAGATGGATACAGCTACTCCTTTGATGTTGATGCATGTTCTACATGTAAAGGCAGATGTTGTACGGGAGAGAGTGGCTATATATATGTCACGATGACAGAAATAGAAAATATCTCCAAGTTGCTAAATTTAGAGGTAAAAGATTTTGCACAAGAGTATCTATTTAAAAAACTTTATAAGTACTCAATTAAAGAGAATAAATTTGGTGAAAGTTATGAGTGTGTATTTTATGATAGAGAATCAAATGGTTGTAAAATTTATGAAGCTAGACCTCTACAGTGTAAAACATTCCCATTTTGGGACTATTTTAAGCAAAGGGTTGATGAGTTGAAACTAGAGTGCCCCGGAGTTATTGATGTTTAA
- a CDS encoding tRNA1(Val) (adenine(37)-N6)-methyltransferase, whose translation MLLYQPESGYCYNSDSVFLYDFISSFKPSGRVLDVGAGCGVVGLLVARDNPKVQLEAVEKQDVFIEYAAINARVNKIEYKLHKKDFLELDEEIKYDYIISNPPFYHDGVTKSENKILFNARYNVNLPLKKFFKKISRVLKPNSHFIFCYDASQFGLICSELDSVKMRVVDVQFVHSKVDRVASLVMVHARNGSKSFMKVWPPFISFNGEEFSEMAKKIYKKAKTQSIKCQI comes from the coding sequence TTGCTTCTTTATCAGCCAGAATCAGGTTATTGCTACAATAGTGATTCTGTTTTTTTATACGATTTTATATCATCTTTTAAACCCAGCGGCAGAGTTTTGGATGTTGGAGCCGGATGCGGAGTTGTGGGACTTTTAGTAGCAAGAGACAATCCAAAAGTCCAACTTGAGGCCGTAGAGAAACAAGACGTCTTTATAGAGTATGCAGCAATAAATGCCAGAGTCAATAAAATAGAGTATAAGTTGCATAAAAAAGATTTTTTAGAACTTGACGAAGAGATAAAATATGACTATATTATCTCTAATCCCCCTTTTTATCATGACGGTGTAACCAAAAGTGAAAACAAAATATTGTTTAATGCAAGGTATAATGTAAACTTACCACTAAAAAAGTTTTTTAAAAAAATTTCAAGAGTTTTAAAACCGAACTCTCATTTTATTTTTTGTTATGATGCATCTCAGTTTGGATTGATTTGTTCAGAACTTGATAGTGTTAAAATGAGGGTTGTTGATGTTCAGTTTGTCCACTCCAAAGTAGATAGAGTTGCATCACTTGTGATGGTTCATGCTAGAAATGGATCAAAGTCATTTATGAAAGTTTGGCCTCCTTTTATTAGTTTTAATGGCGAAGAGTTTAGTGAAATGGCTAAAAAGATTTATAAAAAAGCAAAAACACAGAGTATAAAATGTCAAATATAG
- the kdsB gene encoding 3-deoxy-manno-octulosonate cytidylyltransferase encodes MIIIPARLASTRFPQKVLADIGGLPMVVRTAKRVAHLDRVVVAADDELIIATCKEHGIEAMLTSTTHKSGTDRINECANILHVDDNELIINIQADEPFIEPEVVESLINRLKTLKENNESFIMGSCYNSINAESAEDPNLVKVVLDSKDNAIYFSRAKIPFNQGGGAKYFGHIGIYGFTKKSLKEFCNLSDAPIEDIEKLEQLRAIYHQKKITMVKVASTGFGIDTKEDLQRAMEIFL; translated from the coding sequence ATGATTATTATTCCAGCTAGATTGGCCTCAACAAGATTTCCACAAAAAGTACTTGCAGATATTGGCGGTTTACCCATGGTTGTCAGAACAGCTAAAAGAGTAGCACACCTAGACAGAGTCGTAGTCGCAGCAGATGATGAACTGATTATAGCTACATGTAAAGAGCATGGAATAGAAGCAATGCTAACATCTACAACACATAAAAGCGGCACAGACCGTATAAACGAGTGTGCAAATATTTTACATGTAGATGATAATGAACTTATTATAAATATTCAGGCTGATGAGCCCTTTATTGAGCCTGAAGTTGTTGAGTCTCTCATAAACAGATTAAAAACACTTAAAGAGAACAACGAGAGTTTTATAATGGGAAGTTGCTACAACTCCATCAATGCCGAATCTGCAGAGGATCCAAACCTTGTAAAAGTTGTTTTAGACAGCAAAGATAACGCTATATATTTTTCCCGTGCAAAAATACCTTTTAATCAAGGCGGAGGTGCTAAATATTTTGGTCATATCGGTATTTACGGATTTACTAAAAAATCTCTCAAGGAGTTTTGCAACCTTAGTGATGCACCCATAGAGGACATAGAGAAACTAGAACAGCTTCGTGCAATTTATCATCAAAAAAAGATAACTATGGTAAAAGTGGCGAGTACAGGATTTGGAATAGATACGAAAGAGGATTTGCAAAGAGCGATGGAGATTTTTCTTTAA